In Piliocolobus tephrosceles isolate RC106 chromosome 6, ASM277652v3, whole genome shotgun sequence, the following are encoded in one genomic region:
- the TMED8 gene encoding protein TMED8 isoform X1: MSDLQAAEGPGSWSPTARRGSAGGVGDCQEGSQAAASENENLENYKDTSLLASATDPEPHSSPHRPQMVSPVSKDTTEDLRKAAGALEAQALVKQDLLPADQAQVLNEMAKYQVPQRSGDIVMIQSEHTGAIDVLSADLESADLLGDHRKVSPPLMAPPCIWTFAKVKEFKSKLGKEKNSRLVVKRGEVVTIRVPTHPEGKRVCWEFATDDYDIGFGVYFDWTPVTTTDITVQVSDSSDDEDEEEEEEEEIEEPVPAGDVERGSRSSLRGRYGEVMPVYRRDSHRDVQAGSHDYPGEGIYLLKFDNSYSLLRNKTLYFHIYYTS, translated from the exons ATGTCTGACCTGCAGGCGGCTGAGGGGCCGGGCTCCTGGAGCCCCACAGCCCGCCGAGGTTCGGCTGGCGGCGTCGGGGACTGCCAGGAGGGGAGCCAGGCGGCCGCCTCAG AGAATGAAAATCTGGAAAACTACAAGGATACCTCTCTATTGGCTTCTGCCACTGATCCAGAACCCCATTCCTCACCCCACAG GCCACAGATGGTATCTCCAGTGAGTAAGGATACCACGGAAGATCTGCGGAAAGCAGCTGGTGCCTTGGAGGCTCAGGCTTTGGTGAAACAGGATTTGCTGCCTGCAGACCAGGCCCAGGTCCTCAATGAG ATGGCCAAGTATCAAGTTCCACAGAGGTCTGGGGACATCGTTATGATCCAGTCTGAACATACAGGAGCTATAGATGTTCTTTCAGCTGATTTGGAATCTGCAGATCTTCTGGGGGACCACAGGAAAG TCTCCCCACCTCTGATGGCTCCTCCATGCATCTGGACCTTCGCCAAGGTGAAGGAATTCAAAAGCAAGCTGGGCAAGGAGAAGAACAGCCGTCTGGTGGTGAAGCGTGGTGAGGTGGTGACCATCCGGGTACCTACTCATCCAGAGGGGAAGCGTGTCTGCTGGGAGTTTGCGACCGATGACTATGACATTGGCTTTGGAGTTTATTTTGACTGGACCCCTGTAACTACCACTGACATAACTGTGCAGGTCAGTGATTccagtgatgatgaggatgaagaagaggaagaggaggaagagattgAAG AACCTGTTCCAGCTGGAGATGTGGAGAGAGGCTCCAGGAGCTCCTTGCGGGGTCGCTATGGGGAGGTCATGCCTGTGTACCGGCGGGACAGCCACCGAGACGTGCAGGCTGGCAGCCATGACTACCCTGGTGAGGGCATCTACCTGCTCAAGTTTGACAACTCCTACTCCCTGCTGCGCAACAAGACTCTCTACTTCCACATCTACTACACCAGCTGA
- the TMED8 gene encoding protein TMED8 isoform X2, whose protein sequence is MVSPVSKDTTEDLRKAAGALEAQALVKQDLLPADQAQVLNEMAKYQVPQRSGDIVMIQSEHTGAIDVLSADLESADLLGDHRKVSPPLMAPPCIWTFAKVKEFKSKLGKEKNSRLVVKRGEVVTIRVPTHPEGKRVCWEFATDDYDIGFGVYFDWTPVTTTDITVQVSDSSDDEDEEEEEEEEIEEPVPAGDVERGSRSSLRGRYGEVMPVYRRDSHRDVQAGSHDYPGEGIYLLKFDNSYSLLRNKTLYFHIYYTS, encoded by the exons ATGGTATCTCCAGTGAGTAAGGATACCACGGAAGATCTGCGGAAAGCAGCTGGTGCCTTGGAGGCTCAGGCTTTGGTGAAACAGGATTTGCTGCCTGCAGACCAGGCCCAGGTCCTCAATGAG ATGGCCAAGTATCAAGTTCCACAGAGGTCTGGGGACATCGTTATGATCCAGTCTGAACATACAGGAGCTATAGATGTTCTTTCAGCTGATTTGGAATCTGCAGATCTTCTGGGGGACCACAGGAAAG TCTCCCCACCTCTGATGGCTCCTCCATGCATCTGGACCTTCGCCAAGGTGAAGGAATTCAAAAGCAAGCTGGGCAAGGAGAAGAACAGCCGTCTGGTGGTGAAGCGTGGTGAGGTGGTGACCATCCGGGTACCTACTCATCCAGAGGGGAAGCGTGTCTGCTGGGAGTTTGCGACCGATGACTATGACATTGGCTTTGGAGTTTATTTTGACTGGACCCCTGTAACTACCACTGACATAACTGTGCAGGTCAGTGATTccagtgatgatgaggatgaagaagaggaagaggaggaagagattgAAG AACCTGTTCCAGCTGGAGATGTGGAGAGAGGCTCCAGGAGCTCCTTGCGGGGTCGCTATGGGGAGGTCATGCCTGTGTACCGGCGGGACAGCCACCGAGACGTGCAGGCTGGCAGCCATGACTACCCTGGTGAGGGCATCTACCTGCTCAAGTTTGACAACTCCTACTCCCTGCTGCGCAACAAGACTCTCTACTTCCACATCTACTACACCAGCTGA